Proteins from one Mesotoga infera genomic window:
- a CDS encoding class II aldolase/adducin family protein — translation MIREKLVEYAKLAWDRKLTESTGGNMSVRHGSEILITPTTVIKHFLVPEDIVTMTLEGKQTGGWRKASSEYRMHLRIYEKCPDVGSVFHAHPAHATAMAVMQRAIPVNTLPEAALTLAPITYLPYKMPGTDEFADAFNEGLEMGSRVFVLQNHGVTAAGKDIEEAYAKLETLEFLAQVAFLSGAKPGYLEIPTEDILLFLEHVLGRKVTDYRSDYWFK, via the coding sequence ATGATAAGAGAGAAACTGGTCGAGTACGCTAAACTGGCCTGGGACAGAAAACTCACCGAAAGCACCGGCGGCAACATGAGCGTACGCCACGGAAGCGAGATCCTGATTACCCCCACGACGGTGATAAAGCACTTTCTGGTGCCAGAAGATATAGTCACGATGACTCTCGAAGGGAAACAGACCGGGGGCTGGCGGAAGGCCTCTTCGGAATACAGGATGCACCTGAGGATCTACGAAAAATGTCCCGACGTGGGGTCGGTCTTCCACGCCCATCCCGCCCACGCCACGGCCATGGCCGTTATGCAACGTGCGATCCCGGTCAACACCCTGCCCGAGGCGGCCCTGACGCTGGCTCCCATAACCTACCTGCCCTACAAAATGCCGGGAACGGACGAATTCGCCGATGCCTTCAACGAAGGTCTGGAAATGGGTTCGCGTGTCTTTGTGCTTCAGAACCACGGTGTGACGGCGGCCGGAAAGGATATCGAGGAGGCTTACGCCAAGCTGGAAACGCTCGAGTTTCTCGCGCAGGTCGCCTTCCTTTCCGGGGCGAAACCGGGCTATCTCGAAATACCGACCGAAGACATACTGCTCTTTCTGGAGCACGTGCTCGGCCGGAAGGTCACCGACTACAGGAGCGATTACTGGTTCAAATAA
- a CDS encoding electron transfer flavoprotein subunit beta/FixA family protein, producing the protein MRILVLLKQVPDTDEVKLDPENGTMIREGVGTVINPLDLHALESAIRIKESGEHELTVVSMGPPAAEEALREAIAMGADRAVLLTDRKFAGADTWATAKTLSAMIGLEGPYDLILAGEKATDGETGQVGPETGAMLGVPVITYVSRIIEVGEDGIVVEREVEDGRETWKVPYPVLLSVTKNVNEPRLPTLKGKKKARNANIEKMGSEALGLEPSTIGLMGSPTRVVKINTPKLSRQAKLYEGSELIEGIARLKALLKPYLEVNHE; encoded by the coding sequence TTGAGGATACTAGTACTTCTTAAACAGGTGCCCGACACCGACGAAGTAAAACTCGACCCCGAGAACGGAACGATGATAAGGGAAGGAGTCGGGACGGTGATTAACCCACTCGATCTGCACGCGCTCGAGAGCGCCATAAGGATCAAAGAGAGTGGGGAGCACGAATTGACCGTCGTTTCCATGGGGCCTCCCGCCGCCGAGGAGGCGTTGCGCGAGGCGATAGCCATGGGTGCAGACAGGGCCGTGCTGCTGACGGACAGAAAGTTCGCGGGAGCCGATACATGGGCTACCGCGAAGACCCTCTCCGCAATGATAGGGCTGGAAGGGCCGTACGACCTGATACTCGCCGGCGAAAAGGCCACCGACGGAGAGACTGGACAGGTTGGGCCGGAAACGGGAGCCATGCTCGGTGTACCCGTCATCACCTATGTTTCCAGGATAATCGAAGTCGGCGAAGACGGGATAGTGGTGGAGAGAGAAGTGGAAGACGGCAGAGAAACCTGGAAAGTGCCTTATCCCGTGCTTCTCTCGGTGACCAAAAACGTCAACGAGCCGCGCCTCCCCACGCTGAAAGGAAAGAAGAAAGCCAGAAACGCGAATATAGAGAAAATGGGCAGCGAGGCTCTGGGGCTTGAGCCATCGACGATCGGCCTCATGGGTTCACCAACGAGGGTCGTCAAGATAAACACGCCCAAGCTCTCGCGTCAGGCGAAGCTTTACGAAGGAAGCGAACTGATCGAGGGCATCGCCAGGCTCAAAGCTCTCCTGAAGCCGTACCTGGAGGTGAACCATGAGTGA
- a CDS encoding cupredoxin domain-containing protein: MKPYNPTGMPPVASSTEITGDLASRAELDLRLVVVAPITADFYRGESHDLEIELVGPTAFKGSFENVASGDLATATIASLKAGTYEIRTKWGDASRIWTIELNGGESTVRFMM, translated from the coding sequence TTGAAACCGTACAACCCCACCGGAATGCCTCCCGTCGCCTCATCGACGGAGATTACCGGAGATCTTGCGTCCCGGGCCGAATTAGATCTCCGGCTCGTCGTGGTCGCCCCTATAACGGCCGACTTCTACCGGGGCGAGAGCCACGATCTGGAAATAGAACTGGTCGGACCGACTGCCTTCAAAGGATCCTTTGAAAATGTCGCTTCCGGGGATCTCGCAACCGCGACGATCGCCTCCCTGAAGGCAGGAACATACGAGATAAGGACGAAGTGGGGGGACGCGAGCAGAATCTGGACCATCGAGCTGAACGGCGGTGAATCGACCGTGAGATTCATGATGTGA
- a CDS encoding beta-galactosidase: MKEEKWSKICKTPRVISAEIHYFRLEAGEWRDRIEKAKEAGCEAIASYIPWLCHESVEGRFDFTGRLDLRAFVELVKELGLYFIARPGPFVMAELKNEGIPHWLYDKYPHLRPVSWEGRKVESAMVTYNHRDFLAEVGKWYDRVGEILGPLLVGRGGNVIAVQLDNEIGMLQWINNTPDLSDFTLARFIDWVTKKRGSEPYGFPLEKSDGTYRLLRSPGEDFSLEFIRDFGQFTREDYREYVQNLKRLAMRAGIEGVPYIVNIHGTSEGRGFTFPVGISQLYRACDDEEVFPASDIYLGDLSLRNFQDLYTINEMLAASFGNVYGSMEFECGDGNYGDNYGQRIDPYTLEHKLKLCIAQGNRLINYYLFTGGRNYILDPEPLDGNGRIAFTGEHHGFAAPISPAGTENYTYRFLKEATLSLKPLAKGTGNLSVIHDPLTVAFIPDYFMSEYHYGARLREMVSDLQTHRAGNFWDSFLKALLLLGYRYDVKNIQDGEIDPEGLLILPCARYLDFAIQRKIADHIERGGRLLIYGELPLFDMTGRACRELVEALGITPGEAYRSSHRHFLSVKPSGLPELATHFARAFKIEGGEELAVIAQKGETCAAKLGKTTVITAHFNCNTGFFGRILEGYRLKPKISMTGDSFGVFPVVSVGDRGERLVYVFNEDNFERRVGLRFEEEPLFGGKELLLRAREVAAEMNYP; encoded by the coding sequence ATGAAAGAAGAGAAGTGGTCGAAGATCTGTAAAACTCCCCGGGTGATCTCGGCCGAGATCCATTACTTCAGGCTCGAGGCGGGGGAGTGGAGAGACAGGATCGAAAAAGCGAAGGAGGCCGGCTGCGAAGCGATAGCCTCCTACATTCCCTGGCTCTGTCACGAGAGCGTCGAGGGCAGATTCGATTTCACCGGGAGGCTTGACCTGAGAGCCTTCGTGGAGCTTGTGAAAGAGCTGGGGCTTTACTTCATAGCCAGGCCGGGCCCCTTCGTGATGGCCGAGCTGAAAAACGAAGGGATCCCTCACTGGCTTTACGATAAGTACCCCCATCTCAGACCCGTCAGCTGGGAGGGAAGAAAAGTCGAGAGCGCCATGGTTACATACAACCACCGGGATTTTCTCGCGGAGGTTGGAAAATGGTACGACAGGGTGGGAGAGATCCTCGGGCCGTTGCTGGTCGGCAGGGGAGGAAACGTTATCGCCGTCCAGCTGGACAACGAGATAGGCATGCTCCAGTGGATAAACAACACGCCCGATCTCTCGGACTTCACACTCGCCAGGTTCATAGATTGGGTCACAAAGAAGCGCGGCAGCGAACCCTACGGCTTCCCGCTCGAAAAGAGCGATGGAACTTACAGGCTCCTCCGCAGCCCGGGGGAAGATTTCTCGCTGGAGTTCATACGCGACTTCGGCCAGTTCACACGCGAGGATTACAGAGAATACGTGCAGAACCTTAAACGGCTGGCCATGAGGGCCGGTATCGAAGGCGTGCCCTATATAGTCAACATTCACGGTACGTCCGAAGGGAGGGGCTTCACCTTCCCGGTAGGTATCAGCCAGCTTTACAGGGCCTGCGACGACGAAGAGGTCTTCCCCGCGAGCGATATCTATCTGGGAGATCTCTCATTGAGAAACTTCCAGGACCTGTACACGATAAACGAAATGCTCGCGGCCTCCTTCGGGAATGTTTACGGTTCCATGGAATTCGAGTGCGGAGACGGCAATTACGGTGACAACTACGGGCAGAGGATCGACCCCTACACTCTTGAGCACAAGCTGAAGCTCTGCATTGCCCAGGGAAACAGGTTGATCAACTACTATCTCTTCACGGGAGGGAGAAACTACATCCTTGATCCCGAACCGCTCGACGGCAACGGGAGGATAGCCTTCACCGGCGAGCACCACGGCTTTGCGGCCCCGATCTCTCCTGCGGGCACGGAAAACTACACCTATCGCTTCCTGAAGGAGGCGACACTCTCCCTCAAACCTCTGGCGAAAGGCACGGGCAATCTCTCGGTGATCCACGATCCTCTCACGGTAGCCTTCATTCCGGACTATTTCATGAGCGAGTACCATTACGGTGCGAGGTTGCGAGAGATGGTTTCCGATCTCCAGACTCACCGGGCGGGCAACTTCTGGGACAGCTTTCTCAAGGCGCTCCTGCTGCTGGGATACCGTTACGACGTGAAGAATATACAGGACGGAGAGATCGACCCCGAAGGGCTGCTGATCCTTCCATGCGCGAGGTATCTGGACTTTGCGATCCAGAGAAAGATCGCCGATCACATCGAACGCGGTGGAAGGCTGCTGATTTACGGGGAGCTGCCTCTCTTCGATATGACCGGTAGAGCCTGCAGGGAACTGGTCGAAGCTCTGGGTATAACTCCGGGGGAGGCTTACCGCTCCTCTCACAGGCATTTTCTCTCGGTGAAACCCTCGGGCCTGCCGGAACTGGCCACGCATTTCGCCCGGGCCTTCAAGATAGAGGGTGGCGAAGAACTCGCCGTAATAGCGCAGAAGGGTGAAACTTGCGCCGCCAAACTGGGAAAGACGACGGTCATAACGGCCCATTTCAACTGCAACACCGGCTTCTTCGGCCGGATTCTCGAGGGCTACCGATTGAAGCCGAAGATCTCCATGACGGGCGATTCTTTCGGGGTCTTTCCAGTCGTGAGTGTCGGCGATCGTGGAGAGAGGCTGGTTTACGTCTTCAACGAAGATAATTTTGAAAGGCGCGTGGGGCTTCGCTTCGAAGAAGAGCCGCTTTTCGGTGGGAAGGAGCTACTTCTCAGGGCGAGGGAGGTGGCTGCGGAGATGAATTACCCCTGA
- a CDS encoding electron transfer flavoprotein subunit alpha/FixB family protein: MSEIWVIAEKRGTQIHSSTYELLGKARELAWKRGSSVALALLIQERPTEETFRNLFRGGADRVMIAVDKSFERFDFGPYIRVLKEMVSQRPPEVILAPATTSGRTYMPGLAALLGTGLTADCTGLDIEEGTGNLLQTRPAIGGNIMATIKTPKHRPQMATVRPKTFSPLGEVYRERGEIVDFPVRPELVESPARLLKFDSIGEGEKGVQDAEIIIAGGMGLRRMENMAPIYKLARMINGTVGASRKIVDSKWIGHEAQVGLSGHTVKPKIYIAAGISGAVQHIAGMQTSEFIVAINRDRNAAIFNFADIGLIGDATEILTQLVEAMELEVRK; encoded by the coding sequence ATGAGTGAGATATGGGTGATCGCCGAGAAAAGGGGTACTCAGATACATTCCAGCACCTACGAACTCCTCGGAAAGGCCAGGGAGCTGGCGTGGAAGAGGGGTTCATCCGTCGCGCTCGCTCTTCTGATACAGGAAAGGCCGACGGAAGAGACCTTCAGGAACCTCTTCAGGGGAGGAGCCGACAGGGTGATGATCGCCGTCGATAAAAGCTTCGAGAGGTTCGACTTCGGGCCGTACATAAGGGTTTTGAAAGAGATGGTCTCGCAAAGACCGCCAGAAGTGATTCTGGCCCCGGCCACCACTTCGGGCCGCACGTACATGCCCGGTCTGGCGGCGCTTCTCGGCACCGGCCTCACAGCCGACTGCACCGGGCTGGATATAGAAGAGGGAACCGGCAACCTGCTCCAGACCAGACCGGCGATAGGCGGCAATATAATGGCGACCATAAAGACCCCAAAGCACAGGCCCCAGATGGCGACAGTGAGACCGAAGACCTTCTCCCCGCTCGGTGAGGTTTACAGGGAGCGGGGAGAGATCGTTGACTTTCCGGTGAGACCGGAACTCGTCGAAAGCCCGGCCAGACTACTGAAGTTCGACTCGATCGGAGAGGGCGAGAAGGGCGTCCAGGACGCCGAGATAATAATCGCCGGCGGAATGGGACTGAGAAGGATGGAAAACATGGCGCCCATATACAAACTGGCCAGAATGATAAACGGCACCGTAGGCGCTTCCAGAAAGATCGTGGATTCCAAATGGATAGGACACGAAGCCCAGGTAGGTTTGAGCGGCCACACGGTGAAGCCGAAGATATACATAGCGGCCGGTATCTCCGGGGCCGTGCAGCACATCGCCGGAATGCAGACCTCCGAGTTCATAGTGGCTATAAACAGGGATAGAAACGCCGCGATCTTCAACTTCGCCGATATAGGACTCATAGGAGACGCCACCGAGATACTGACCCAGCTGGTCGAGGCCATGGAACTGGAGGTGCGCAAATGA
- a CDS encoding FAD-binding oxidoreductase has translation MKYNSLNLELLKELQSMLAVPIKYDEETLERYSRDETAELKAVKPEVVVFPVSTEEVSDVMRFANRHLIPVTPRGAGTGLSGGAVPAFHGIVMSLEKMNRILEFDAANMMITVEPGVITGEIQKLADRHGLVYGGDPCSSESSSIGGNIAENAGGNKVMKYGPTGYHVYGLEVVLPSGEVTRLGGKMIKDVSGLDLIHLIVGSEGTLGIATRITLRLLPKPKYSVALLIPFPDIDTAIAAVPKLMTGSGVVPTSLEFMDASSIKAVCSFLNMEFPYADAGAHLIVEVEGSSKDSVFDDYVKLGESAIEAGGLEAFVADNRNTREKLWKARKSIAEALASISPVHCMEDVSVPMASIPELIKFSEEIARERGLEMIAFGHAGDGNVHVSFIKGDMPEERWNEALPLALEELYAKTTGLGGCISGEHGIGLKRKKYLASITDRAQLDLIRGIKRAFDPSYILNPGKIVDL, from the coding sequence ATGAAGTACAACTCTCTGAATCTCGAACTTTTGAAGGAGCTCCAATCCATGCTCGCGGTGCCGATCAAATACGATGAAGAGACGCTTGAAAGATATTCCAGGGACGAGACGGCCGAATTGAAGGCCGTGAAGCCCGAAGTGGTCGTCTTCCCAGTGAGCACCGAAGAAGTCTCCGACGTGATGAGATTCGCCAACAGGCATTTGATACCGGTAACCCCCAGGGGCGCCGGCACGGGGCTTTCCGGCGGGGCCGTCCCGGCCTTCCACGGCATAGTGATGAGCCTGGAGAAGATGAACAGGATACTCGAGTTCGACGCAGCCAACATGATGATAACGGTCGAACCGGGCGTCATAACCGGCGAGATACAGAAACTGGCCGACAGACACGGGCTGGTGTACGGCGGAGATCCCTGCAGCAGCGAGAGCTCTTCGATCGGCGGAAACATCGCCGAAAACGCCGGCGGGAACAAGGTCATGAAGTACGGGCCGACCGGCTACCACGTTTACGGACTGGAGGTCGTCCTCCCGTCGGGCGAGGTGACCCGTCTGGGCGGAAAGATGATCAAAGACGTCAGCGGCCTCGACCTCATACACCTGATAGTCGGATCGGAGGGAACGCTCGGCATAGCGACCAGGATAACGCTGAGGCTCCTGCCCAAACCTAAATACTCCGTGGCCCTTTTGATACCTTTCCCGGACATAGACACCGCGATCGCGGCCGTTCCGAAGCTCATGACCGGTTCGGGAGTGGTGCCGACCTCGCTGGAGTTCATGGACGCCTCCTCGATAAAGGCCGTCTGCAGCTTTCTCAACATGGAGTTCCCCTACGCCGACGCCGGAGCCCACCTGATAGTCGAGGTCGAAGGTAGTAGCAAAGACTCGGTCTTCGACGACTACGTCAAACTCGGAGAGAGCGCCATAGAGGCCGGAGGACTCGAGGCCTTCGTCGCCGACAACAGAAACACGCGCGAAAAGCTCTGGAAGGCCCGCAAATCGATAGCCGAGGCGCTGGCCTCGATCAGCCCGGTTCATTGCATGGAGGACGTATCGGTCCCGATGGCGAGCATACCCGAGCTGATAAAGTTCTCCGAGGAGATCGCCCGCGAGAGGGGTCTGGAGATGATCGCCTTCGGCCATGCAGGCGACGGTAACGTCCACGTATCCTTCATAAAGGGCGACATGCCCGAGGAGAGATGGAACGAAGCCCTCCCGCTGGCGCTGGAGGAGCTTTACGCCAAAACCACCGGGCTCGGGGGCTGTATAAGCGGCGAACACGGGATAGGCCTGAAGAGGAAGAAATACCTGGCCTCTATAACAGACAGGGCCCAGCTCGACCTGATACGGGGTATAAAGAGAGCCTTCGATCCGTCGTACATACTCAATCCCGGCAAGATAGTCGATCTATAA